A single region of the Brachypodium distachyon strain Bd21 chromosome 3, Brachypodium_distachyon_v3.0, whole genome shotgun sequence genome encodes:
- the LOC100826456 gene encoding uncharacterized protein LOC100826456 isoform X1, protein MADVNAPDLPPTSEIVRRRTPPLPLSHCHLLPPCHAPPPATEPLHARVCIDLSLPPRMCPRMRTGSHGFSTLCWPLLHHHNHSSPQPLPVTLQPKERVRTSPLISAITEIPQRSYPDHAAQSKAALSLPREKQSPLM, encoded by the exons ATGGCCGACGTCAACGCCCCCGATCTGCCACCAACTTCAGAAAtcgtccgccgccgcacccctCCGCTGCCGCTTTCTCACTGCCATCTCTTGCCGCCGTGCCACGCTCCTCCACCAG CGACTGAGCCACTACATGCCCGGGTTTGCATCGATCTGTCTCTTCCTCCAAG GATGTGCCCAAGGATGAGGACAGGAAGTCACGGCTTCTCAACACTCTGCTGGCCTCTACTCCACCACCATAACCATTCTTCTCCACAACCACTTCCAGTGACGCTGCAGCCTAAGGAGAG ggtAAGGACGAGCCCCTTGATCTCGGCCATCACCGAGATCCcacaacggtcttatcctgaccacgcggcgcaaagtaaagctgCGTTATCATTACCACGGGAAAAGCAGTCGCCGCTTATGTAG
- the LOC100826456 gene encoding uncharacterized protein LOC100826456 isoform X2 — MADVNAPDLPPTSEIVRRRTPPLPLSHCHLLPPCHAPPPATEPLHARVCIDLSLPPRMCPRMRTGSHGFSTLCWPLLHHHNHSSPQPLPVTLQPKESLQGKDEPLDLGHHRDPTTVLS; from the exons ATGGCCGACGTCAACGCCCCCGATCTGCCACCAACTTCAGAAAtcgtccgccgccgcacccctCCGCTGCCGCTTTCTCACTGCCATCTCTTGCCGCCGTGCCACGCTCCTCCACCAG CGACTGAGCCACTACATGCCCGGGTTTGCATCGATCTGTCTCTTCCTCCAAG GATGTGCCCAAGGATGAGGACAGGAAGTCACGGCTTCTCAACACTCTGCTGGCCTCTACTCCACCACCATAACCATTCTTCTCCACAACCACTTCCAGTGACGCTGCAGCCTAAGGAGAG tttgcagggtAAGGACGAGCCCCTTGATCTCGGCCATCACCGAGATCCcacaacggtcttatcctga